In Thunnus thynnus chromosome 4, fThuThy2.1, whole genome shotgun sequence, a genomic segment contains:
- the r3hcc1 gene encoding R3H and coiled-coil domain-containing protein 1 isoform X1: MDELEAYQQKSNRKSVLLFPPLPSRLRYLIHKTIEDLPELTTFSVGDSWCRRVVVCHSELRGEIGEEDSDLEGNNSLCEELPRSKVEMEGNAKPKSLISSRTRGPKRPDMPLYMPRAARERLNLQNSQRPSGDQELPSPASSSCSCISSSSDSCSCSETTENTKPSSTFKQESLPSSADGIFDRSVLCPQEKKQNLVLRLHDDEPLVWDQTVTCFTDMTLEGDVKEEEDLTSVSRSTHTEDTITDTDDLTEEIKTHLKEAVTVSIEHVHNDYSIYENVCINPIEFRHVIEIYDFPAMFKTDDLLDAFTDYSDGGIKIKWVDNTHALGVFSSESAVFSASYAALQALSICHPLLKVRALAEGSKKAKGKAIRRAEFIQPVKERPRTDCAVARRMVTRALGIQGRGRVLRY, from the exons ATGGATGAGCTGGAAGCATACCAACAGAAGAGCAACCGCAAAAG TGTGCTCCTGTTCCCCCCTCTACCCAGCAGACTGCGATACCTGATCCACAAGACCATAGAGGATCTGCCAGAGCTCACCACCTTCTCCGTAGGGGATAGCTGGTGTCGTAGGGTGGTGGTCTGCCATTCTGAGCTCAG GGGTGAGATAGGAGAGGAGGACAGTGACCTGGAGGGCAACAACAGCTTGTGTGAAGAACTCCCAAGAAGTAAGGTGGAGATGGAGGGCAACGCCAAGCCTAAATCTTTAATCTCATCGCGAACCCGAGGGCCTAAGAGACCAGACATGCCCCTTTACATGCCAAGAGCTGCTCGGGAGAGACTGAACTTACAAAACTCACAAAGACCCTCAGGAGACCAAGAGTTGCCCAGTCCAGCATCGAGTAGCTGCAGCTGCATCAGCAGTTCATCTGACTCTTGTTCCTGTTCTGAaactacagaaaacacaaagccCTCATCCACATTCAAGCAAGAATCTCTCCCAAGTTCAGCTGATGGTATCTTCGACAGGTCGGTACTTTGTCCtcaggaaaagaaacaaaacttgGTGTTAAGGCTGCATGACGATGAGCCCCTAGTCTGGGACCAGACTGTGACCTGCTTCACTGACATGACCCTGGAGGGGGATgtgaaggaagaggaagacctTACTAGTGTGTCACGCAGCACCCACACAGAAGACACAATCACAGACACTGATGACTTAACTGAAGAg ATCAAGACACATCTGAAAGAGGCAGTGACTGTTTCCATTGAGCATGTCCACAATGACTACTCCATTTATGAGAATGTGTGTATCAACCCGATTGAGTTTCGCCACGTGATCGAGATCTATGACTTCCCAGCGATGTTCAAAACGGATGACCTCCTGGATGCTTTTACTGACTACAG TGATGGTGGAATAAAGATCAAATGGGTGGACAACACACATGCCCTGGGGGTTTTCTCTAGTGAGTCTGCAG tgttttctgcgTCATATGCAGCACTCCAAGCCCTCTCCATCTGCCACCCACTGCTGAAGGTACGTGCGCTGGCTGAGGGGAGTAAAAAAGCCAAAGGCAAGGCCATTAGACGGGCAG AGTTTATCCAGCCAGTGAAGGAACGTCCGAGGACAGACTGTGCTGTTGCCAGGCGGATGGTGACCAGAGCTTTAGGGATACAGGGACGAGGACGGGTGCTGCGATACTGA
- the r3hcc1 gene encoding R3H and coiled-coil domain-containing protein 1 isoform X2 produces the protein MDELEAYQQKSNRKSVLLFPPLPSRLRYLIHKTIEDLPELTTFSVGDSWCRRVVVCHSELRGEIGEEDSDLEGNNSLCEELPRSKVEMEGNAKPKSLISSRTRGPKRPDMPLYMPRAARERLNLQNSQRPSGDQELPSPASSSCSCISSSSDSCSCSETTENTKPSSTFKQESLPSSADGIFDRSVLCPQEKKQNLVLRLHDDEPLVWDQTVTCFTDMTLEGDVKEEEDLTSVSRSTHTEDTITDTDDLTEEIKTHLKEAVTVSIEHVHNDYSIYENVCINPIEFRHVIEIYDFPAMFKTDDLLDAFTDYSDGGIKIKWVDNTHALGVFSSESAALQALSICHPLLKVRALAEGSKKAKGKAIRRAEFIQPVKERPRTDCAVARRMVTRALGIQGRGRVLRY, from the exons ATGGATGAGCTGGAAGCATACCAACAGAAGAGCAACCGCAAAAG TGTGCTCCTGTTCCCCCCTCTACCCAGCAGACTGCGATACCTGATCCACAAGACCATAGAGGATCTGCCAGAGCTCACCACCTTCTCCGTAGGGGATAGCTGGTGTCGTAGGGTGGTGGTCTGCCATTCTGAGCTCAG GGGTGAGATAGGAGAGGAGGACAGTGACCTGGAGGGCAACAACAGCTTGTGTGAAGAACTCCCAAGAAGTAAGGTGGAGATGGAGGGCAACGCCAAGCCTAAATCTTTAATCTCATCGCGAACCCGAGGGCCTAAGAGACCAGACATGCCCCTTTACATGCCAAGAGCTGCTCGGGAGAGACTGAACTTACAAAACTCACAAAGACCCTCAGGAGACCAAGAGTTGCCCAGTCCAGCATCGAGTAGCTGCAGCTGCATCAGCAGTTCATCTGACTCTTGTTCCTGTTCTGAaactacagaaaacacaaagccCTCATCCACATTCAAGCAAGAATCTCTCCCAAGTTCAGCTGATGGTATCTTCGACAGGTCGGTACTTTGTCCtcaggaaaagaaacaaaacttgGTGTTAAGGCTGCATGACGATGAGCCCCTAGTCTGGGACCAGACTGTGACCTGCTTCACTGACATGACCCTGGAGGGGGATgtgaaggaagaggaagacctTACTAGTGTGTCACGCAGCACCCACACAGAAGACACAATCACAGACACTGATGACTTAACTGAAGAg ATCAAGACACATCTGAAAGAGGCAGTGACTGTTTCCATTGAGCATGTCCACAATGACTACTCCATTTATGAGAATGTGTGTATCAACCCGATTGAGTTTCGCCACGTGATCGAGATCTATGACTTCCCAGCGATGTTCAAAACGGATGACCTCCTGGATGCTTTTACTGACTACAG TGATGGTGGAATAAAGATCAAATGGGTGGACAACACACATGCCCTGGGGGTTTTCTCTAGTGAGTCTGCAG CACTCCAAGCCCTCTCCATCTGCCACCCACTGCTGAAGGTACGTGCGCTGGCTGAGGGGAGTAAAAAAGCCAAAGGCAAGGCCATTAGACGGGCAG AGTTTATCCAGCCAGTGAAGGAACGTCCGAGGACAGACTGTGCTGTTGCCAGGCGGATGGTGACCAGAGCTTTAGGGATACAGGGACGAGGACGGGTGCTGCGATACTGA
- the golga7 gene encoding golgin subfamily A member 7 isoform X1, translated as MFINANIAILSNSVDGPSKTHSLQDLQQPAVFSKVFIQRDYSSGTICRFQTKFPSELESRLDKQQFEETIQTLNNLYAEAEKLGGKSYLEGCLACLTAYTIFLCMETHYEKVLKKIARYIKDQNEKIYAPRGLLLTDPIERGLRVVEITIFEDRSIGSGR; from the exons ATGTTTATAAATGCTAATATTGCCATACTTTCCAACAGCGTAGATGGGCCATCAAAA ACCCACAGCTTACAGGACCTCCAGCAGCCAGCTGTCTTCTCCAAGGTGTTTATCCAGAGAGACTACAGCTCAGGGACCATCTGCAGGTTCCAGACCAAGTTCCCTTCTGAACTTGAATCAAGG CTTGACAAACAGCAGTTTGAGGAGACCATCCAGACTCTAAACAACCTTTACGCAGAAGCAGAGAAACTAGGGGGGAAGTCCTACTTGGAGGGCTGCCTGGCCTGTCTCACTGCTTATACCATATTCCTCTGTATGGAGACACACTATGAAAAG GTGTTAAAGAAGATAGCCAGATATATTAAGGACCAGAATGAGAAGATATACGCTCCCAGAGGCTTGCTGCTCACTGACCCCATAGAGAGGGGTCTCAGAGTT GTTGAAATTACCATCTTTGAAGACAGAAGTATTGGCTCTGGAAGATAA
- the golga7 gene encoding golgin subfamily A member 7 isoform X2, which yields MAETHSLQDLQQPAVFSKVFIQRDYSSGTICRFQTKFPSELESRLDKQQFEETIQTLNNLYAEAEKLGGKSYLEGCLACLTAYTIFLCMETHYEKVLKKIARYIKDQNEKIYAPRGLLLTDPIERGLRVVEITIFEDRSIGSGR from the exons ATGGCTGAG ACCCACAGCTTACAGGACCTCCAGCAGCCAGCTGTCTTCTCCAAGGTGTTTATCCAGAGAGACTACAGCTCAGGGACCATCTGCAGGTTCCAGACCAAGTTCCCTTCTGAACTTGAATCAAGG CTTGACAAACAGCAGTTTGAGGAGACCATCCAGACTCTAAACAACCTTTACGCAGAAGCAGAGAAACTAGGGGGGAAGTCCTACTTGGAGGGCTGCCTGGCCTGTCTCACTGCTTATACCATATTCCTCTGTATGGAGACACACTATGAAAAG GTGTTAAAGAAGATAGCCAGATATATTAAGGACCAGAATGAGAAGATATACGCTCCCAGAGGCTTGCTGCTCACTGACCCCATAGAGAGGGGTCTCAGAGTT GTTGAAATTACCATCTTTGAAGACAGAAGTATTGGCTCTGGAAGATAA